CGGCGGGGCTGTGCCGGGCCGTGGTGATGATGGCCTCGACATCGAAGGCGGCGGCCGTGCGGACGATGGCGCCCACGTTGTGGGGATCGGTAATCTGGTCGAGGGCGAGCACGACGCGGCTGCCGCTCAAGGTGTCCACCGACGGGGAGGGCAGGGGATCGGCCTCGGCATAGAGGCCCTGATGCACCGCGTCGGGTTCCAGGAGGCGGTTGATCTCGTCCGGGCGGACGATCTCAGGTTCGATGGGCAGGGGAGATCCTAGCTCCTCGCTGAGGCGGCGGGCGGAGTTTTCCGTTGCCAGGAGGCGGCGAATCGTCCGTCGGCCGTTGCGCAGCGCCTCGACGACGGGGTGCCAGCCATAGAGGATCGTCGTGTCGATCTCGAAATTCGGACGTCTGGCGTGGGCATCGCGACGACCGGGTTTCCCGTGGGGGCGTTGGAATCTCGGCTTGCGGGACTGGAGGGGACGGTCGCTCATGCTGTCTGAATCTCGTTTGGTGAAGGTAGCGCCATAGCACAGGGAGTGCCCGTTCACGACCCGTCAGATTCGATGCGCTTTGAGGTTGACACCGGCCATGCAGGTCACCATAAGAGCGCCACGGAGCGCTTGGCCACGTCGGGCGCTTCGCAGAACAGCCTCGGCGTTTTGCGTTCGGGTTGGGTCTAAAGGGGGAATGTCCCGAGCGGCAAAGGGGGCGGACTGTAAATCCGCTGGCTATGCCTTCGTAGGTTCGAGTCCTACTTCCCCCACCACCCAATCAGAAGGGCACGCGGGTGTAGCTCAATGGTAGAGCAGCAGCCTTCCAAGCTGAATACGAGGGTTCGATTCCCTTCACCCGCTCCACCTTCCGCGATCCCAACCGCTCAGCTTGTAATTTGGGTCCCCAGGGCCTTTATACAGGCCGAACCTGCCCGGCGGAGAGGTGTCTGGTGATCCGGCTCCCGCGGGTTCGAGGGGCGGGTTATCCGGCATTACGTTCTGCAATATCGAAATTCGCTCTTGCGCAAAGAGCATAACCGCAATATCGGACGCCCCTGGGTTTTTTGTTCCTGGCCTATGCAAGGTAGAGATCAATGGCGAAGGAAAAGTTTGAGCGGACTAAGCCGCACTGCAACATTGGGACGATTGGTCACGTGGACCATGGCAAGACGTCTCTGACGGCGGCGATCACGAAGGTTCTGGCGGAGTCGGGCGGCGCGACGTTCACGGCATACGACCAGATCGACAAGGCGCCGGAAGAGAAGGCGCGCGGCATCACGATCTCGACGGCGCACGTGGAGTACGAGACCACGAACCGGCACTATGCCCACGTGGACTGCCCCGGCCACGCCGACTACGTGAAGAACATGATCACGGGCGCGGCGCAGATGGACGGCGCGATCCTGGTGGTGTCGTCGGCCGACGGCCCGATGCCGCAGACGCGCGAGCACATCCTGCTGGCCCGCCAGGTGGGCGTGCCGGCCCTGGTGGTGTTCATGAACAAGGTCGACATGGTCGACGATCCGGAGCTTCTGGATCTGGTCGAGCTGGAGGTGCGCGAGCTTCTGTCGAAGTACGACTTCCCCGGCGACGACATTCCGATCGTGAAGGGCTCGGCCCTGTGCGCCCTGGAAGACCGCCAGCCTGAGATCGGCCGCGACCGGGTGCTCGAGCTGATGGCCGAGGTCGACCGCTACATCCCGCAGCCGGAGCGTCCGGTGGACCAGCCGTTCCTGATGCCGATCGAGGACGTGTTCTCGATCTCGGGCCGCGGCACGGTGGTGACGGGCCGCGTCGAGCGCGGCATCATCAAGGTCGGCGAGGAAGTGGAGATCGTGGGTCTGCGCGACACGCAGAAGACGACGGTCACCGGGGTCGAGATGTTCCGCAAGCTGCTCGACCAGGGCCAGGCGGGCGACAACGTGGGCGTTCTCTTGCGCGGCACGAAGCGCGAGGACGTGGAGCGCGGCCAGGTGCTGTGCAAGCCCGGCTCGATCAAGCCGCACACGAAGTTCAAGGCCGAGGCCTACATCCTGACGAAGGAAGAGGGTGGGCGTCACACGCCGTTCTTCGGCAACTACCGTCCGCAGTTCTACTTCCGCACGACGGACGTGACCGGCGTGGTGAAGCTGCCCGAGGGCACCGAGATGGTGATGCCGGGCGACAACATCACGATGGAAGTCGAGCTGATCGCGCCGATCGCCATGGAAGAGAAGCTGCGCTTCGCTATCCGTGAAGGCGGCCGCACCGTCGGTGCCGGCGTCGTCGCTTCCGTGATGGATTAATACCGATCCAGGTGGCGGGTTTCCGCCACCTGTTGACCGCCGGAGGAGTGTAGCTCAATCGGCTAGAGCACCGGTCTCCAAAACCGGGGGTTGGGGGTTCGAGTCCCTCCACTCCTGCCAGCGGTCGACAAAGCGGGCGTTATGCGTTAGAGAAGCGCCCCGTAGATGGTTTGAACAGGTGGCGCGAGGCTCGGAAAGCGGCCTCGCGCCCCTTCAATTTGGGCTCAAGCGTGCCCTTAGAGGACGTTCGCAGCCGCTCTCGCGGTGATGTGGACGCAAGCGACATGGCGAAGACGAACCCGTTCGATTTCATACAGCAGGTCCGCTCGGAAGCTGCGAAGGTCACCTGGCCGACGCGCAAGGAGACGATGATCACGACCGCGATGGTTTTCGTGATGGTAGTGGTCGCCAGCATCTTCTTCCTGGTCGTCGATCAGGCCCTCGGCTGGGGTGTTCGCTCGGTGATCCTCGGGCTTGGCGGTTAAGGGGTGGATGCAATGACGAAGCGTTGGTACATCGTCCACGCCTATTCGAATTTCGAGAACAAGGTCGCGCAGTCGATCAAGGATCAGGCGGCGCAGCGCGGCCTGGAAGACAAGTTCGACGAGGTCATGGTCCCGACCGAGAAGGTCGTCGAGGTGCGCCGTGGCCGTAAGGTCGATACCGAGCGCAAGTTCTTCCCGGGCTACGTCCTGGTGAAATGCGATCTGACCGACGAGGTTTACCACCTCATCAAGAATACGCCGAAGGTGACGGGCTTCCTGGGAGCCGACAAGTCCAAGCCGGTTCCGATCCCGGATCGGGAAGCCGAGCGGATCAAGGGCCAGGTAGCGGAGGGGGTCGATCACCCCAAGCCTTCCGTCAGCTTCGAGATCGGCGAGCAGGTTCGCGTCTCCGACGGACCGTTCGCCTCGTTCAACGGCGTGGTCGAGGAAGTCGACGACGCCCGCGCCCGCCTCAAGGTGGCGGTGTCCATCTTCGGCCGCGCAACGCCGGTCGAGCTCGAATACGGTCAGGTCGAAAAGATCTGACCGGAGGGAAGTGGTGCCTTTCCGGTGGCGCTTTCCAAGTCCCTTGAGAGGGGCTTTCATCCGCGGGAGGTCTGCCCGGTCGCCAGCCGGGACGCACAGGCTGCACCGCGATCTGCAACTGCCATTCCGCTCGGTTGGCGCCGGGCGGTTGGTCCATTGGGAGCAGTCCTATGGCAAAGAAAATCTCGGGCTACGTTAAGCTTCAAGTGCCCGCAGGCGCAGCCAACCCGTCGCCGCCGATCGGTCCGGCGCTCGGTCAGCGCGGCCTGAACATCATGGAATTCTGCAAGGCCTTCAACGCGAAGACCTCGCAGATGGAGAAGGGCACCCCGATCCCGGTGATCATCACCGCCTATCAGGATCGTTCCTTCACCTTCGAGATGAAGCAGCCCCCGGTCTCGTACTGGCTCAAGAAGGCCGCGAAGATCGACAAGGGTTCGCAGACCCCCGGCAAGGGCGGCACCGTCGGTCGCGTCACCCGCGACCAGATCCGCGAGATCGCCGAGAAGAAAATGGTCGATCTCAACTGCGACACCGTTGAATCCGCCATGGCCATGATCGAGGGCTCCGCGCGCTCGATGGGCATGGAAGTGGCGTAAGGAGGGCATGATGGCTGTTAAGGAAGGTAAGCGCATCCGCGCGGCCCGCGAGGGCATCGAGGTCACCAAGCTCTACCCGATCCAGGACGCGGTGAAACTGATCAAGGAACGCGCCAAGGCGAAGTTCGACGAGACGATCGAGATCTCCATGAACCTCGGCGTCGATCCCCGTCACGCCGACCAGATGGTCCGCGGCGTCTGCAACCTGCCGAACGGCTCCGGCCGTACGGTTCGCGTTGCCGTCTTCGCCCGCGGCGCCAAGGCCGACGAGGCCAAGGCCGCCGGTGCCGACATCGTGGGCGCCGAGGAGCTGTTCGAGGCCGTCAACGGCGGCACGATCGACTTCGACCGCTGCATCGCCACCCCGGACATGATGCCGCTCGTCGGCCGTCTCGGTAAGGTTCTCGGCCCGCGCGGCCTGATGCCGAACCCGAAGGTCGGAACGGTCACCATGGACGTGAAGGGTGCCGTCGAGGCCGCCAAGGGCGGCGCCGTCGAGTTCCGCGTCGAGAAGGCCGGTATCGTCCATGCCGGTATCGGCAAGGCCTCCTTCGACGAGGGCAAGCTGGTGGAGAACATCAAGGCGTTCGCCGATGCGGTCTCCAAGGCGAAGCCCTCGGGCGCCAAGGGCACCTACATCCAGCGCGTCGCGATCTCCTCGACGATGGGCCCGGGCGTGAAGGTCGATCCCTCCTCGGTGATCGGCGCCTAAGCGGCTCATTGCCAAGCAATCGGAATAGCCCGGCCCTAGCGCCGGGCTTTTTCTTTTGGCCAATGCCATTTTCATTACTTCTGGTGCAAAAAAACTCCGACGGCCTGTCGATCCGGCCGATACCCGTTCGTCGTAGGAACAGGAGAGCCCATATGGCCTCCCGAAGCACAAGGAGATGAGACGATGCGCGTGATGGTACTGGTGAAGGCGACAGAAGACAGCGAAGCGGGCCTCAAGCCCTCGGCCGAGCTCACCGAGATGTTCGAGGCCATGGGCCGCTACAATGAAGAGCTGGTCAATGCCGGGATCCTCCTGGCCGGCGACGGGCTCAAGCCTTCGTCCCAGGGCAAGAGGGTGGCCTTCGACGGCCCGGGCCGCACCGTCATCGACGGCCCCTTCGCCGAGACCCGGGAACTGGTTGCCGGGTTCTGGCTCTGGGAGGTCAAGGATATGGCCGAGGCGGTCGAATGGGTGAAACGCTGCCCTAATCCCATGCCCGGCCCGAGCGAGATCGAGATCCGCCCGATCTACGAGCTGGCCGATTTCGGCGATATCGTCACGCCGGAACTCGCCGAGCGCGAGAACCGGCTCCGCGCCAAAGTGTCGGGTCAATAAGGCGCTCGGCGCGCATTTCCCGGCAGGACCGTGACGACCGACCTTCACCGTACCATCGAGACGATCTTCAGGATCGAGCGGGCCAGGCTTATCGCCGGGCTGGCCCGGATGGTGCGCGACGTGGGGCTTGCCGAGGAGCTGGCTCAGGATGCGTTCGTCACGGCCCTGTCCGAATGGCCGAGGATCGGGATCCCGGTCAATCCCGGCGCCTGGCTGAATGCCGCCGCCAGGCGCCGGGCCATCGACCTCCTGAGACGCAACAGGATGCTCGCACGCAAGCACGCCGAGATCGGCCGGGATCTCATGGAGGAGGACGAGGCCGGATACGAGGCCATGGAGGCCGCTATGGACGACGATGTCGGGGATGAGCTGCTGGGCCTGATCTTCATCGCCTGCCACTCGATCCTCTCGCCCGAGGCGAGGGTGGCCCTGACCCTGCGCCTGATCGGCGGGCTGACGACCGAGGAGATCGCCAGGGCCTATCTCGCCAGCGAGGCGACCATCGCCCAGCGCATCGTGCGGGCGAAGAGGGCCCTCGGCAAGGCCGGCCTGTCCTTCGAACTGCCGCGGGGCAGGGAGCGGCAGGAGCGTCTCTCCTCCGTGCTCGCGGTCATCTACCTGATCTTCAACGAGGGCTATTCGGCCACATCCGGCGCGGATCTCACCCGCCCGATCCTGTGCGCCGAGGCCCAGCGGCTGGCGCGCATTCTGGTCGGACTTGCCCCCGACGAGCCGGAGGTTCTCGGCCTCCTGGCCCTGGTGGAGATCCAGGCCTCGCGCCTGGCGGCCCGCATCGGCCCGGACGGCATGCCGATCCCCCTGACCGAGCAGAACAGGGCCCGCTGGGATCGGCTCTTGATCCGCCGGGGCCTCGCCGCCCTGGATCGCGCACAGGCCTTGGGTGGCGCGCTCGGGCCCTATGCCCTGCAGGCTGCGCTTGCCGCCTGCCATGCCCGTGCGAACCGGGCGGAAGACACGGATTGGGCGAGGATCGCCGGCCTGTATGACGAGCTCCGTCGCGTCATGCCGTCGCCCGTGGTCGGCCTCAACCGGGCGGTGGCGTACAGCATGGCATTCGGGCCCGAAGCCGGACTGAAGCTTCTGGACGAGATCGATCCGTCGGCCCTGGCCCATTATGCCCCTCTGCCGGCGGCGAGGGGCGACTTCCTGTTCCGGGCCGGCCGTCTTCCCGAGGCCGCGATCCAGTTCGAGCGCGCGGCTTCCCTGAGCCGCAACGAGCGGGAGAAGGTCTATCTCCTCGGCAGGGCAGGGCTCTGCTCGCAGACGACAGGCCGCAGTGCCCCTTAGGGAAGCGCCTCTCGGGGAAGTGACCCTTGGGAATGAGCGGCGCTTTTAGGGCTTGAATATTGCGCTTGCTGCCATCACATTGTTGCAGGTGAGAGCAGGGATATGCATGCCATGATCGAGTTTATCGGCGCCGTCGGGCTGATTTTGACCGGATATCTGGCGCTGCGCGGCTTCACCGGGCCGGCGCTGCCGGCGCCTCAGGCCATTCCCGTCCGGGTGAAGTCCAGGCGCTCCACCCAGGCAAGGTCATAAAAACCTTAAACATATCCTACCCTGCCCCTTGGCAAGAGGGCGAAAAGGGATTATAGGGATTCTTTGAGTTTCCAACATATGCCGAGGCTCCGCTTCTGCGCGTGCCTTAGGCTGCTAATCCGTCCCGGAGACGGGGCGGTGACAAGCCGGCGAGCTAAAGGGTAACCTTTGGCGCGTTCCGGCTATGTCCTGTCCGAGACTGCAGGTGCCGGCTTGCCGGTTTAATTCGTAAGGGCCTGCATAGACGGGGAAGCCGAGTTTTTCACACCTGCATCAACGCAGGTGAAGAGGATCGGTTCGAACCATCTCACCCGGTGCGCCGCCAGGCGTCATTTGGGGGACAGGGCTTGCGAGAGCGTCGTTCAGGGATGCCTCGGATGCAAGTCCGGGCCTTGAACGGCAAATGCAACCGGCGGATATTTCCGCCAACCGGAGAGAGCCCAGTGGAAAGAGCAGCAAAGCGCGAGCTCGTCTCGACTCTCAACGACGTGTTTAACACCACGAGCGTTGTCGTCGTCGCCCACTATGCTGGTCTCACGGTCGCCGACATGCAGAAGCTGCGTTCGCAGATGAAGCAGGCCGGCGCCACCGTGAAGGTCGCAAAAAACAGCCTCGCCAAAATCGCTCTCGAAGGCAAGGACGTCGCGTCCATCTCGGGCCTTATGAAAGGCCCGACCCTGATCGCTTATTCGAGCGATCCGGTCGCGGCGCCCAAGGTCGCTGTCGATTTCGCCAAGGGTAACGACAAGCTCGTGATCCTCGGCGGCGCAATGGGCGCGACCGCCCTGAACGTGGACGGAGTGAAGGCGCTTGCCACTCTGCCGTCCCTCGATGAACTGCGCGGCAAGCTGGTCGGCCTCATCCAGGCCCCGGCTACGAAGATCGCTCAGCTCAGCACTGCGCCGGCGGCGAAGCTCGCCCGCGTGTTCGGGGCCTATGCCAAGACAGGCGAAGCGGCGTGAGGCCGTAACCTCAACCATCAAACCGTTCGAACTGAACTTAAGGAACTAAGAAATGGCTGATCTTGCCAAGCTCGTTGACGATCTTTCGTCGCTGACCGTTCTCGAGGCCGCCGAGCTCTCGAAGATGCTCGAAGAGAAGTGGGGCGTTTCCGCTGCTGCGGCTGTTGCCGTCGCTGCTGCTCCCGGCGCTGGCGCTGGCGCCGCTCCTGCTGAAGAGCAGACCGAGTTCACGGTCGTCCTGGCTTCGGCCGGCGACAAGAAGATCGAGGTCATCAAGGAAGTCCGTGGCATCACGGGCCTGGGCCTGAAGGAAGCTAAGGACCTCGTCGAAGGCGCGCCGAAGCCCGTTAAGGAAGGCGCTTCCAAGGACGAAGCCGAGAAGATCAAGGCGACCCTCGAGAAGGTCGGCGCCAAGGTCGAGCTCAAGTAATTTTGCGGCCCTCCAGGGTCGCAGGGTTACCCCCGAGAAATCGGGGCTCAAAACACACGGTCCCAGGCGTTTTTGCCTGGGGCCGTTGTGTCGTCAAAGAGGCCGGGCTTCTTGACGGCACGTCGACGGGTCTGAAAAACGACCTGAATTCTTGCGGTTAGCGGGCGGATTGAGCCGCCGGGCGGCTAATCGAGGAGCCTGACCTTTCGGGGTTCTCGATTAGCCGTGTATGAGGAACGAGGTCCAGATGGCCAACACACTGATCGGCCGGAAGCGCATTCGCAAGTTCTTCGGGAAAATCAAGGAAGTGGCGGAGATGCCGAACCTGA
This region of Microvirga mediterraneensis genomic DNA includes:
- a CDS encoding TrmH family RNA methyltransferase; amino-acid sequence: MSDRPLQSRKPRFQRPHGKPGRRDAHARRPNFEIDTTILYGWHPVVEALRNGRRTIRRLLATENSARRLSEELGSPLPIEPEIVRPDEINRLLEPDAVHQGLYAEADPLPSPSVDTLSGSRVVLALDQITDPHNVGAIVRTAAAFDVEAIITTARHSPAATGVLAKSASGGLEHVPFMIVRNLGDTLNALGERGFQRIGLDSSGDADLDEVEIRLPVVLVLGSEGKGLRQRTRECCDVIGRLDMPGAIKSLNVSNAAAISLYAVVKGASKNTLK
- the tuf gene encoding elongation factor Tu; protein product: MAKEKFERTKPHCNIGTIGHVDHGKTSLTAAITKVLAESGGATFTAYDQIDKAPEEKARGITISTAHVEYETTNRHYAHVDCPGHADYVKNMITGAAQMDGAILVVSSADGPMPQTREHILLARQVGVPALVVFMNKVDMVDDPELLDLVELEVRELLSKYDFPGDDIPIVKGSALCALEDRQPEIGRDRVLELMAEVDRYIPQPERPVDQPFLMPIEDVFSISGRGTVVTGRVERGIIKVGEEVEIVGLRDTQKTTVTGVEMFRKLLDQGQAGDNVGVLLRGTKREDVERGQVLCKPGSIKPHTKFKAEAYILTKEEGGRHTPFFGNYRPQFYFRTTDVTGVVKLPEGTEMVMPGDNITMEVELIAPIAMEEKLRFAIREGGRTVGAGVVASVMD
- the secE gene encoding preprotein translocase subunit SecE; this encodes MAKTNPFDFIQQVRSEAAKVTWPTRKETMITTAMVFVMVVVASIFFLVVDQALGWGVRSVILGLGG
- the nusG gene encoding transcription termination/antitermination protein NusG, with product MTKRWYIVHAYSNFENKVAQSIKDQAAQRGLEDKFDEVMVPTEKVVEVRRGRKVDTERKFFPGYVLVKCDLTDEVYHLIKNTPKVTGFLGADKSKPVPIPDREAERIKGQVAEGVDHPKPSVSFEIGEQVRVSDGPFASFNGVVEEVDDARARLKVAVSIFGRATPVELEYGQVEKI
- the rplK gene encoding 50S ribosomal protein L11, with product MAKKISGYVKLQVPAGAANPSPPIGPALGQRGLNIMEFCKAFNAKTSQMEKGTPIPVIITAYQDRSFTFEMKQPPVSYWLKKAAKIDKGSQTPGKGGTVGRVTRDQIREIAEKKMVDLNCDTVESAMAMIEGSARSMGMEVA
- the rplA gene encoding 50S ribosomal protein L1, with the translated sequence MAVKEGKRIRAAREGIEVTKLYPIQDAVKLIKERAKAKFDETIEISMNLGVDPRHADQMVRGVCNLPNGSGRTVRVAVFARGAKADEAKAAGADIVGAEELFEAVNGGTIDFDRCIATPDMMPLVGRLGKVLGPRGLMPNPKVGTVTMDVKGAVEAAKGGAVEFRVEKAGIVHAGIGKASFDEGKLVENIKAFADAVSKAKPSGAKGTYIQRVAISSTMGPGVKVDPSSVIGA
- a CDS encoding YciI family protein: MRVMVLVKATEDSEAGLKPSAELTEMFEAMGRYNEELVNAGILLAGDGLKPSSQGKRVAFDGPGRTVIDGPFAETRELVAGFWLWEVKDMAEAVEWVKRCPNPMPGPSEIEIRPIYELADFGDIVTPELAERENRLRAKVSGQ
- a CDS encoding sigma-70 family RNA polymerase sigma factor; its protein translation is MTTDLHRTIETIFRIERARLIAGLARMVRDVGLAEELAQDAFVTALSEWPRIGIPVNPGAWLNAAARRRAIDLLRRNRMLARKHAEIGRDLMEEDEAGYEAMEAAMDDDVGDELLGLIFIACHSILSPEARVALTLRLIGGLTTEEIARAYLASEATIAQRIVRAKRALGKAGLSFELPRGRERQERLSSVLAVIYLIFNEGYSATSGADLTRPILCAEAQRLARILVGLAPDEPEVLGLLALVEIQASRLAARIGPDGMPIPLTEQNRARWDRLLIRRGLAALDRAQALGGALGPYALQAALAACHARANRAEDTDWARIAGLYDELRRVMPSPVVGLNRAVAYSMAFGPEAGLKLLDEIDPSALAHYAPLPAARGDFLFRAGRLPEAAIQFERAASLSRNEREKVYLLGRAGLCSQTTGRSAP
- the rplJ gene encoding 50S ribosomal protein L10 — protein: MERAAKRELVSTLNDVFNTTSVVVVAHYAGLTVADMQKLRSQMKQAGATVKVAKNSLAKIALEGKDVASISGLMKGPTLIAYSSDPVAAPKVAVDFAKGNDKLVILGGAMGATALNVDGVKALATLPSLDELRGKLVGLIQAPATKIAQLSTAPAAKLARVFGAYAKTGEAA
- the rplL gene encoding 50S ribosomal protein L7/L12, with the protein product MADLAKLVDDLSSLTVLEAAELSKMLEEKWGVSAAAAVAVAAAPGAGAGAAPAEEQTEFTVVLASAGDKKIEVIKEVRGITGLGLKEAKDLVEGAPKPVKEGASKDEAEKIKATLEKVGAKVELK